A single Branchiostoma floridae strain S238N-H82 chromosome 11, Bfl_VNyyK, whole genome shotgun sequence DNA region contains:
- the LOC118426285 gene encoding 3-keto-steroid reductase-like: protein MASRTEKVAVITGGNAGIGLTLAERLLTLDPTLTLCLACRNMMKAEVARQALLTSHPGSRVECVRLDTSDVQSVYTAAQKIREEYHRVDHLYLNAGTMGKVSVDAMAILKAMVSPRAPEIFRTGEKLLSQQDDTTKDGLQEIFATNVFGHFVLIRELEDVLCQPDHTSQVIWTSSQNATRKAFDLEDFQHSKGHEGYSSSKYATDMLSAALNEAYRGRGLFSHTACPGLVVTNLTKGILPPWVWWLMLPLLWLMRALVPSMTVSPHNGTEVLVWLSRQVPSSLDPLCKYTSRCKVWGTAYVDREKLDIDLPTAEQFYQKLLQLENHFREKYREVRSKIRGQ from the exons ATGGCGTCTCGAACGGAAAAG GTCGCTGTGATCACAGGAGGGAATGCTGGGATAGGTCTGACCCTTGCGGAGAGGTTGTTGACCCTTGACCCGACCTTGACCCTATGCCTGGCCTGCAGGAACATGATGAAG GCAGAAGTGGCAAGACAGGCCCTGCTGACCTCTCACCCCGGTTCCCGCGTGGAGTGCGTCCGCCTCGACACCAGCGACGTCCAATCGGTGTACACCGCGGCACAGAAAATACGAGAGGAGTATCACAGGGTGGACCATCTCTACCTCAACGCAG GTACGATGGGCAAGGTGTCTGTAGATGCGATGGCCATCTTGAAAGCCATGGTGTCGCCGCGGGCGCCAGAAATCTTCCGCACGGGAGAGAAGCTCCTCTCGCAGCAGGACGACACCACGAAGGACGGGCTGCAGGAAATCTTCGCCACCAACGTCTTCGGACATTTTGTGTTGATCCGGGAGCTGGAAGACGTCTTGTGCCAGCCTGACCACACGTCTCAG GTCATCTGGACATCCTCCCAGAATGCAACCCGGAAGGCGTTTGACCTTGAGGACTTCCAGCACAGTAAGGGGCACGAAGGTTACAGCTCCTCCAAGTACGCGACGGACATGCTCAGCGCCGCGCTCAACGAGGCGTACCGCGGGCGCGGGCTGTTCTCGCACACGGCGTGCCCCGGGCTCGTGGTGACGAACCTGACCAAGGGCATCCTGCCGCCCTGGGTGTGGTGGCTCATGCTGCCGCTGCTGTGGCTGATGCGGGCGCTCGTGCCGAGCATGACCGTCAGCCCGCACAACGGGACAGAGGTGCTG gtgtggctgtcccgacaggtgccctccagtctggaccccctgtgcAAGTATACCAGCAGGTGTAAAGTGTGGGGGACTGCCTATGTGGACAGGGAGAAACTGGACATCGACCTGCCGACAGCCGAGCAGTTTTACCAGAAACTCCTGCAGTTAGAAAACCACTTCAGGGAGAAGTATAGGGAGGTCAGGTCAAAGATCAGGGGTCAGTGA